TGCTGTGTACGTTACTGGCTGGCTGCGCCCATGATTCCCCTTGCGTGCCGGTTTATGACGATCAGGGCCGTCTGGTGCATACCAATACCTGTATGAAAGGCACGACTCAGGATAACTGGGAAACCGCAGGTGCCGTCGCGGGCGGTGCTGCCGCGCTCGCCGGGTTGACGATGGGCATCATCGCGCTGAGTAAATAAACGGATATCGGCGGGCCAGAGCGCCCGCCTCTCTGCTTTAAAACGGTGCAGAGGATTTTTATAAAGTAAAATTTTGGCATTGCTTTGGCGCATAATAAAAATGCCATCATTATCAGACGCGTTTTTAAGACTGAATGTATTGTTAATTTAATTGCCTGCGTGAGTTATCTCACAGGTTTCTTCTGTAATTGCCCCCGCAATATTAACGCAGGAAATCATCTTTATTCCCGCACCGATAAAACGCCGCTTATTTTGCTCCAAAATGTGGCGCGCATTGTCTTTTTGCACTTTTTCAGTGCGCTTATTTTTTTCTTTTCTGTCTACACTTCGCTTATTACATCAGCGCGCGGCTTTTTATGCCTGATGTAAACCTGGCATTCCCTTTGCTTTATCCCCTGCGGCTTATGCCACAGACAGCAAACTGGCGCCTCCCGGTCGCCTTATATCTATAACGATAATTCTCGCCACACAGGATGCATTATGAAGAAGATGATGATCGCCACTCTGGCCGCCGCGGGCGCGCTGTTCGCCGTTGCTAACCAGGCCCATGCGGGCGCCACGCTGGACAGTGTGAAAAAGAAAGGTTTTGTACAGTGCGGCATCAGTGACGGTTTGCCGGGCTTTTCCTATGCGGATGCCGGCGGCAAGTTTACCGGTATTGACGTTGATGTCTGCCGCGGCGTGGCTGCTGCTGTCTTTGGCGACGCCTCAAAAGTGAAATATACCCCGCTGACCGCGAAAGAGCGTTTCACCGCGCTGCAATCCGGCGAAGTGGATGTGCTGTCCCGTAACACGACCTGGACATCATCCCGTGATGCAGGCATGGGGATGTCGTTCACCGGCGTTACCTATTACGACGGCATTGGCTTCCTGACCCACAACAAAGCGGGCCTTAAAAGCGCAAAAGAGCTGGATGGCGCGACCGTCTGTATTCAGGCCGGTACCGACACTGAGCTGAACGTGGCGGATTATTTTAAAGCCAACAATATGAAATATACGCCGGTGACTTTCGATCGCTCCGATGAGTCAGCCAAGGCGCTGGAATCCGGGCGCTGCGATACGCTGGCGTCTGACCAGTCTCAGCTTTACGCGCTGCGCATTAAGCTCAGCAACCCGGCCGAATGGATTGTTCTGCCGGAAGTTATCTCCAAAGAGCCGCTCGGCCCGGTCGTGCGCCGCGGCGATGACGAGTGGTTCTCGATTGTGCGCTGGACGCTGTTTGCCATGCTGAACGCCGAAGAGATGGGCATCGACTCTAAAAACGTCGATGCTAAAGCGGCTAACCCTTCCACGCCGGATATGGCGCACCTGTTAGGCAAAGAAGGCGACTACGGCAAGGATCTGAAGCTCGACAATAAGTGGGCGTATAACATCATCAAGCAGGTCGGTAACTATGGCGAGATCTTCGAGCGTAACGTGGGCCAGGAAAGCCCGCTGAAGATCAAACGTGGCCAGAACAATCTCTGGAATAAAGGCGGGATTCAGTACGCGCCGCCGGTACGTTAAGCAGTATGCCGTTACGGGCGTCGCGGTTGCGGCGCCCAGCCCAGAGTTATGGTTGCCTGAGGTTTACCTATGTTCCATCGACGCCCTGGCGTGAAGGGCCCTCTTTCCCTTTCCAGCCCTGCGGTTCGCGCATGGCTGTACCAGATTGTGGCGATTGCTGTCGTGCTTGGCATCGCCGCGTATTTAATTCATAACACCATTACTAACCTGAATAATCGGGGCATTACCTCAGGATTCGCGTTTCTCGATCGCAGCGCCGGGTTTGGCATTGTTCAGCATCTGATTGATTACCAGGAAGGCGATACGTATGGCCGCGTTTTCCTGGTCGGTCTGATGAATACGCTGCTGGTTTCCGCGCTCTGTATCGTTTTCGCCTCGTTTCTCGGCTTTTTTATCGGCCTTGCGCGGCTCTCTGATAACTGGCTGCTGCGTAAACTCTCTACGATTTATATTGAGACGTTCCGCAATATTCCGCCGCTCTTACAGATCTTCTTCTGGTACTTCGCAGTGCTGCGCAACTTGCCAGGCCCACGGCAGGCAGTCAGCGCGTTCGATCTGGCGTTTTTAAGCAACCGCGGGCTTTACCTGCCCTCGCCCGAGGCGGGGGAAGGCGCGCTGGCTTTTGTGGCGGCCCTGGTCATCGCGCTCGCGTTGTCCGCCGGGCTGTATCGCTTCAATAAGAAACATCAGATGAAAACCGGCCAGTTGCGGCGTACCTGGACTTCGCTTTTACTGCTGATCGTCGTGCTGCCGCTGCTGGCACATCTGATATTTGGCCCCGCGATGCACTGGGATGTGCCTGCGCTGCGTGGGTTTAACTTCCGCGGCGGGCTGGCGCTTATACCGGAGCTGGCAGCGCTGACGCTGGCGCTTTCGGTTTATACCTCTGCCTTTATTGCTGAGATTATCCGCGCCGGGATTTTATCTGTACCGCACGGCCAGCATGAGGCGGCCCGCTCGTTAGGTCTCCCAAACCCGGTCACGCTGCGCCAGGTTATTATCCCGCAGGCGATGCGCGTCATTATTCCACCGTTAACCAGCCAGTACCTGAACATTGTGAAAAACTCGTCGCTGGCGGCCGCTATCGGTTACCCCGATATGGTGTCGCTGTTTGCCGGTACGGTGCTGAACCAGACCGGACAGGCGATTGAAACGATCGCTATCACGATGTCGGTGTATCTCATTATCAGCCTGTCGATTTCGCTGCTGATGAACCTTTATAACCGGCGTATAGCCCTGGTGGAGCGTTAATCATGACGACGAATGCGATATCGCCTGCTCCTGCGCGTCCGGTTAACCGTGGCGCGTTGGTCTGGATGCGCAAAAATCTGTTCTCCAGCTGGAGTAATAGCCTGCTGACCCTGTTCTGTCTCTGGATGATGTGGGAGCTGATTCCGCCGCTGCTGAACTGGGCGTTTTTGCAGGCCAACTGGGTGGGCAGCACCCGCGCCGACTGCACCAAAGAAGGTGCCTGCTGGGTATTTATTCACGCTCGCTTCGGCCAGTTTATGTATGGGCTTTATCCGCATGACGAACGCTGGCGCATTAATCTGGCGCTGATTGTCGGTCTGGTGTCGATTGTGCCGATGTTCTGGAAAGGCCTGCCGCAGCGTGGTCGTTACATCACGTGCTGGGCCATCGCGTATCCCCTTGTGGTGTGGTGGCTGATGTATGGCGGTTTTCTTGGCCTTGAGCGGGTTGAAACCCGTCAGTGGGGCGGGCTTACGCTGACGCTGATTATCGCCTCGGTGGGGATAGCCGGCGCGCTGCCGCTGGGGATCCTGCTGGCGCTGGGGCGTCGCTCCCGAATGCCAGTCGTGCGAGTGCTCTCAGTGATTTTTATTGAGTTCTGGCGTGGCGTACCGCTGATTACGGTGCTGTTTATGTCATCTGTCATGCTGCCGCTCTTTATGGCGGAAGGGACAAGCATCGATAAGCTTATCCGCGCGCTGGTCGGGGTGATTCTGTTCCAGTCCGCCTATGTGGCCGAAGTAGTTCGCGGCGGCCTGCAGGCGCTTCCCAAAGGCCAGTACGAGGCCGCGGAATCACTGGCGCTGGGGTACTGGAAAACGCAGGGGCTGGTGATCCTGCCACAGGCGCTGAAACTCGTGATACCGGGCCTGGTCAATACCATCATCGCCCTTTTTAAAGACACCAGTCTGGTCATTATTATCGGGCTTTTCGATCTGTTCAGCAGCGTCCAGCAAGCAACCGTCGATCCCGCCTGGCTCGGGATGTCGACGGAGGGCTATGTTTTTGCCGCGCTGATCTATTGGATCTTCTGCTTTAGCATGTCGCGCTACAGCCAGCATCTGGAAAAGCGCTTTCACACCGGGCGTACGCCGCACTGAGGATAACCATGAGTCAAATTACACTGCAGCCTGCCGACGCGATGATTACGCTGGAAAACGTGAACAAATGGTACGGTCAGTTTCATGTGCTGAAAGATATTAACCTGAAGGTGAAACAGGGGGAGCGCATCGTACTGTGCGGGCCATCCGGCTCCGGTAAATCGACAACGATCCGCTGTATCAATCATCTGGAAGAACATCAGCAGGGGCGCATTGTGGTCGATGGCATTGAGCTGAACGACGATCTGCGCAACATCGAAAAGGTGCGCACCGAAGTGGGGATGGTGTTCCAACACTTTAATCTGTTCCCGCACCTGACCGTATTGCAGAACTGTACGCTGGCACCGATCTGGGTGCGTAAGCTTCCGAAAAAAGAAGCGGAAGCGCTGGCGATGCATTATCTGCAAAGAGTACGCATCGCAGAACATGCGCATAAATTTCCGGGGCAGATCTCCGGTGGACAGCAGCAGCGCGTGGCGATAGCTCGCTCATTGTGTATGAAGCCGAAAATTATGTTGTTTGATGAGCCGACATCAGCGCTCGATCCCGAAATGGTCAAAGAGGTACTCGACACGATGATTGGTCTCGCAGAGTCAGGTATGACGATGTTATGCGTCACGCATGAAATGGGTTTTGCGCGCACGGTGGCAGACCGGGTGATCTTTATGGATCGCGGCGAGATTGTCGAACAGGCACCGCCACAGGAGTTTTTCTCGAATCCGCAGTCAGAACGTACCCGCGCTTTTCTCTCTCAGGTTATTCATTAATCGGTCTTTCGCCCTGCCGTTCTGGTGGGGCGTACTCTCTTTTTTCTTTTACCGTGACGATGTGGCTGGAGCGCGCCGTTTTTTGCCGTTTCGAATTAGCGTTTGGAGAACGTGTCCTGCTATTCAGGTGTAAGAACAGGGATAAGGCGGGAAGTTGATCGGTCGGCTTTTATAATGGAGCAGTGAAGCGCTCAAAAGTAAAACCCTGCATAATTGGGCTGAGAGATTTTCTGTGAATGTCGAGACGCTGGAGCCAGTGCTCTGTTCGCTATCTTCGGGAGCGTTGCTCGAAACGTTAAAATCCAGGTGTGGTGGATTTATTCTTCTTAAGCTGGCGATTCACCGACAAGCAACGCAAAAGCAAAAGGCCCAGTCTGTCGACTGGGCCTTTTGCTTTATTTGATGTCTGGCAGTTCCCTACTCTCGCATGGGGAGGCCCCACACTACCATCGGCGCTACGGCGTTTCACTTCTGAGTTCGGCATGGGGTCAGGTGGGGCCACCGCGCTACAGCCGCCAGACAAATTCTTTTTAAATGCCGAACATTAACCGAAAAACTGGTGCTGATACCCAGAGTCGAACTGGGGACCTCACCCTTACCAAGGGTGCGCTCTACCAACTGAGCCATATCAGCACACTAAATTTGATGCCTGGCAGTTCCCTACTCTCGCATGGGGAGGCCCCACACTACCATCGGCGCTACGGCGTTTCACTTCTGAGTTCGGCATGGGGTCAGGTGGGACCACCGCGCTACAGCCGCCAGGCAAATTCTGTCCGTTCACCGCTTACGCCATGAACGTTTATCCGTCACAAGCTGAATATTGTCTCTCAACACGCCAGACTTCTTTGGCGTTGTAAGGTTAAGCCTCACGGTTCATTAGTACCGGTTAGCTCAACGCATCGCTGCGCTTACACACCCGGCCTATCAACGTCGTCGTCTTCAACGTTCCTTCAGGAGACTTATAGTCTCAGGGAGAACTCATCTCGGGGCAAGTTTCGTGCTTAGATGCTTTCAGCACTTATCTCTTCCGCATTTAGCTACCGGGCAGTGCCATTGGCATGACAACCCGAACACCAGTGATGCGTCCACTCCGGTCCTCTCGTACTGGGAGCAGCCCCCCTCAATTCTCCAGCGCCCACGGCAGATAGGGACCGAACTGTCTCACGACGTTCTAAACCCAGCTCGCGTACCACTTTAAATGGCGAACAGCCATACCCTTGGGACCTACTTCAGCCCCAGGATGTGATGAGCCGACATCGAGGTGCCAAACACCGCCGTCGATATGAACTCTTGGGCGGTATCAGCCTGTTATCCCCGGAGTACCTTTTATCCGTTGAGCGATGGCCCTTCCATACAGAACCACCGGATCACTATGACCTGCTTTCGCACCTGCTCGAGCCGTCACTCTCGCAGTCAAGCCAGCTTATGCCATTGCACTAACCTCCTGATGTCCGACCAGGATTAGCTGACCTTCGTGCTCCTCCGTTACACTTTGGGAGGAGACCGCCCCAGTCAAACTACCCACCAGACACTGTCCCCACGCCAGATTATGGCGCCAGGTTAGAACATCAAACATTAAAGGGTGGTATTTCAAGGTCGGCTCCACGCAGACTGGCGTCCACGCTTCAAAGCCTCCCACCTATCCTACACATCAAGGCTCAATGTTCAGTGTCAAGCTGTAGTAAAGGTTCACGGGGTCTTTCCGTCTTGCCGCGGGTACACTGCATCTTCACAGCGAGTTCAATTTCACTGAGTCTCGGGTGGAGACAGCCTGGCCATCATTACGCCATTCGTGCAGGTCGGAACTTACCCGACAAGGAATTTCGC
This sequence is a window from Cronobacter sakazakii. Protein-coding genes within it:
- a CDS encoding amino acid ABC transporter substrate-binding protein gives rise to the protein MKKMMIATLAAAGALFAVANQAHAGATLDSVKKKGFVQCGISDGLPGFSYADAGGKFTGIDVDVCRGVAAAVFGDASKVKYTPLTAKERFTALQSGEVDVLSRNTTWTSSRDAGMGMSFTGVTYYDGIGFLTHNKAGLKSAKELDGATVCIQAGTDTELNVADYFKANNMKYTPVTFDRSDESAKALESGRCDTLASDQSQLYALRIKLSNPAEWIVLPEVISKEPLGPVVRRGDDEWFSIVRWTLFAMLNAEEMGIDSKNVDAKAANPSTPDMAHLLGKEGDYGKDLKLDNKWAYNIIKQVGNYGEIFERNVGQESPLKIKRGQNNLWNKGGIQYAPPVR
- a CDS encoding amino acid ABC transporter permease — its product is MFHRRPGVKGPLSLSSPAVRAWLYQIVAIAVVLGIAAYLIHNTITNLNNRGITSGFAFLDRSAGFGIVQHLIDYQEGDTYGRVFLVGLMNTLLVSALCIVFASFLGFFIGLARLSDNWLLRKLSTIYIETFRNIPPLLQIFFWYFAVLRNLPGPRQAVSAFDLAFLSNRGLYLPSPEAGEGALAFVAALVIALALSAGLYRFNKKHQMKTGQLRRTWTSLLLLIVVLPLLAHLIFGPAMHWDVPALRGFNFRGGLALIPELAALTLALSVYTSAFIAEIIRAGILSVPHGQHEAARSLGLPNPVTLRQVIIPQAMRVIIPPLTSQYLNIVKNSSLAAAIGYPDMVSLFAGTVLNQTGQAIETIAITMSVYLIISLSISLLMNLYNRRIALVER
- a CDS encoding amino acid ABC transporter permease, producing the protein MTTNAISPAPARPVNRGALVWMRKNLFSSWSNSLLTLFCLWMMWELIPPLLNWAFLQANWVGSTRADCTKEGACWVFIHARFGQFMYGLYPHDERWRINLALIVGLVSIVPMFWKGLPQRGRYITCWAIAYPLVVWWLMYGGFLGLERVETRQWGGLTLTLIIASVGIAGALPLGILLALGRRSRMPVVRVLSVIFIEFWRGVPLITVLFMSSVMLPLFMAEGTSIDKLIRALVGVILFQSAYVAEVVRGGLQALPKGQYEAAESLALGYWKTQGLVILPQALKLVIPGLVNTIIALFKDTSLVIIIGLFDLFSSVQQATVDPAWLGMSTEGYVFAALIYWIFCFSMSRYSQHLEKRFHTGRTPH
- a CDS encoding amino acid ABC transporter ATP-binding protein, whose translation is MSQITLQPADAMITLENVNKWYGQFHVLKDINLKVKQGERIVLCGPSGSGKSTTIRCINHLEEHQQGRIVVDGIELNDDLRNIEKVRTEVGMVFQHFNLFPHLTVLQNCTLAPIWVRKLPKKEAEALAMHYLQRVRIAEHAHKFPGQISGGQQQRVAIARSLCMKPKIMLFDEPTSALDPEMVKEVLDTMIGLAESGMTMLCVTHEMGFARTVADRVIFMDRGEIVEQAPPQEFFSNPQSERTRAFLSQVIH